A window of Yoonia sp. SS1-5 genomic DNA:
CCACTTCGCGGGGATGGGCGGTCATGTAACGCGCCGCAAAGGCCAGAACACAGTCGGAAAAACTGTTAAACGCACCCGGGAGTGGCGCAAGCATATCGCGCATCTGCCTGGTCAGGGCATCAAAGGTTGCGTGATCAACTGCGCCGGTCGCGGGAAGCCCGCTCTTTTCCTGGAATTTTGTCACACCTGCGGTGGTGATCCGGCCATAATCGCCATCAATCACAAGGCCGATGCCATGCAGGTTCAGCCATTCCTGCACCCTTTGGGCCTTGCGCCCCCGCGCGCCACGGGCAATTTCGCCGGGAAAGGCAATCTCGTCCCGGAACCAGGATGCGAGGTCGGATACTTCATCATTCAAAATATACATCGTCAAAACCTTCCACTGAAATATGCGCCCAACCTACCAGAAACGGGGGGCGCCGCTCAGTGTGGAAATCCAGACCCGGTCTGGCTTGCATGGCCGGGGGTCCTGCCGCTAGCTTGGCATTATCCAAGAAAGCAGGTCACTGATGCGCATATTCCGTCTGGTCCCCTTCCTGATCCTACCGCTTGCAGCACACGCGCAAGCCCCGCTTGCGGCAGATGAATTGATCATCAAGCCCTACACGATCAGTGGCTCTAGCCTGGCCGAAGTGGAAGAACAGCTAAACAGCAAGGGGCCGCATGGCTACTGGGCGTGGGCGCAGACACGCTGGCGGTGGGATGGCAACTGCAACATGTCTTTCCGTGCCGAGATTACCATGCCCCGGCTGGAAGACCCCGGTCGGCTGACAGCGGCAGAGCAGGCCGAATGGGATCGCATGTATGCGGCCTTGCTGGACCACGAGATGGGGCATGTGACCATCGGGCGCGACACCGCGCTTGCGATCAAGGCGGCAGATTGCAAGGTCGACAGCCAGGCCTATGATGCGGAATTCCGCGCCGCGCAAAAGGCCTATGACGCCCGCACCAATCACGGCATTGATACCGGTGCCACGCTGAATTACTGACAACACAGCACCACATCCACGCCGGAGACTGCAATGCCCAAACACCGCGTCCTCACCGAATTTGGCATGGGCACCAGCCTGCGCCGGCAAGATTATACACAGGCTGCACGCCGCGGATTGCAGGATGCGCTATGGCATAATTCGATCAATATGGCTGAACTGTTTGGCTTCCCCAAAGAGGCGATGCTGATTGATGTCGAGATCGGGGTGCAGCAGCCCGAAAAGGTGGATCAGGCGGCTTTGCTTGATATCTTTCCCTATGGCCAACCCGCAATCACGGTCCATCATGGTGGGCTGGACATTCCACGCCCCGATGGCAAACCAACCGTCATTGCCAATGTCGCGATCAACGTCTCGTTCGATATGGTGCCGTCATGACTGACCAACGCATGATCATCGAAATGGGGATGGGCAACGACCTGCACGGGCAGGACTACCAAAAGGCAGCGCGGCGGGCGATAGAGGACGCAATGCGGCATTCCACCCTGCCGATTTTCCAAAGTATCGGGGTGGATCATCAGCAGATGCGGGTGCAGGTGACGGTGGGCGTGCAGAAACCCGATCAACTCGACCTGACAGCCCTCGCAGCCGCATTGCCGCGTGGGCGCGCAACAGTGACCGCCGTTAAGGGTGGTCTGAATATCGCCAATGATGAAACCGGTGAGACAGCCATTGTCGCCACCGCGGCGATAGAGGCGTTTTTGCCCAGTCAGGCAGACAATTGGCGTCTGCGCGAAAGCGAGGGTCAGGCGATCGGCCATCCAGACATGTGATGCGCCGCAGGCGCGCTATTTGGTCACGGCGGCCTGTCGGATATCGCGCAGTGTGGCGCCGGTCGACAACGCCTCCGCATCAACCTTGCAGTCAAGAACCGCAACAGTGCCTGCACCTTGCGCGCGCACAAACGCATCCGCGAAATCAGCATTGCGCAATACCGTCTCGCCATGGCCGCCATAAGCGCGGGCGAGTGCGGCAAAATCCGGATTGTGCAATTCCGTGCCGGATACACGACCCGGATAGGTCTTTTCCTGATGCATGCGGATCGTCCCGTAGCGGCCGTTATTCATCACAACCACAATCGGCTTGGCCCCATGCTGGACGGCGGTCGACATCTCGTTGCATGTCATCTGAAAGCAGCCATCACCCGCAAGGCAGACCACCTGCCTGCCCGGATGTTCCAGTGATGCAGCGACAGC
This region includes:
- a CDS encoding DUF922 domain-containing protein, which produces MRIFRLVPFLILPLAAHAQAPLAADELIIKPYTISGSSLAEVEEQLNSKGPHGYWAWAQTRWRWDGNCNMSFRAEITMPRLEDPGRLTAAEQAEWDRMYAALLDHEMGHVTIGRDTALAIKAADCKVDSQAYDAEFRAAQKAYDARTNHGIDTGATLNY
- a CDS encoding Lin0512 family protein produces the protein MPKHRVLTEFGMGTSLRRQDYTQAARRGLQDALWHNSINMAELFGFPKEAMLIDVEIGVQQPEKVDQAALLDIFPYGQPAITVHHGGLDIPRPDGKPTVIANVAINVSFDMVPS
- a CDS encoding Lin0512 family protein; this translates as MTDQRMIIEMGMGNDLHGQDYQKAARRAIEDAMRHSTLPIFQSIGVDHQQMRVQVTVGVQKPDQLDLTALAAALPRGRATVTAVKGGLNIANDETGETAIVATAAIEAFLPSQADNWRLRESEGQAIGHPDM